A genomic region of Papaver somniferum cultivar HN1 chromosome 7, ASM357369v1, whole genome shotgun sequence contains the following coding sequences:
- the LOC113295864 gene encoding uncharacterized protein LOC113295864 — MEICHNVQLPEICGGEDALIWTENLKGKFSVTDAFKNIRHKEQEPKSLDDIWRSASKCSSLIKQVWITAACTIIKELWFQKNKKFFENIKPNAQAFKCRILKLVHEGGLRITGTKWNQAYDNEIIARFDLGTRFSKFQLIKSCQWSPPEIGFVMFCCDGSSFGNPGAAGFGVVVRTSDCQVAATLSGGIGIASNYLAESYGVICAMELADQWNMKKIIIVSDLKTVIA; from the exons ATGGAG ATCTGTCATAATGTGCAACTACCTGAAATTTGTGGTGGAGAAGATGCCTTGATATGGACAGAGAACTtaaaaggtaaattttctgtgACTGATGCTTTTAAAAATATTAGACATAAGGAGCAAGAA CCTAAATCTCTTGATGATATCTGGAGAAGTGCTTCAAAATGTAGCTCTCTAATAAAACAGGTATGGATAACTGCTGCATGCACCATTATTAAGGAATTATGGTTCCAAAAGAACAAGAAATTCTTTGAAAATATCAAGCCAAATGCTCAGGCCTTCAAATGTAGAATTTTAAAATTAGTCCATGAAGGAGGTTTGAGAATTACTGGGACCAAATGGAATCAAGCTTATGATAATGAAATAATAGCAAGATTTGATTTGGGAACTAGATTTTCCAAATTTCAGCTCATTAAAAGTTGTCAATGGAGTCCACCTGAAATTGGATTTGTTATGTTCTGTTGTGATGGATCTTCTTTTGGAAATCCTGGTGCTGCAGGATTTGGAGTAGTGGTAAGAACTTCAGATTGTCAGGTGGCTGCAACCTTATCTGGAGGTATTGGGATTGCTTCCAATTATTTGGCAGAATCCTATGGAGTTATATGTGCAATGGAATTGGCAGATCAATGGAACATGAAGAAGATTATAATTGTGTCAGACTTAAAAACAGTAATTGCATAA
- the LOC113295865 gene encoding protein ALP1-like, with protein MVFYMLTCLGYYYLVDAGYPNSGGFLAPFKGQRYHLKEWGRDRLEPRTAGELFNMKHCRARNLIERVFGLLKMRWEILRGPSWYPMYIHCRFIMACCLIHNLIRREMSMDEFLPEDEYEYGPINLVSPQESRMIEHVDSSNYWDVQRKELADQMWERWTARRRRRIVS; from the coding sequence ATGGTTTTTTACATGCTTACTTGTTTAGGTTACTATTACCTTGTCGATGCCGGTTATCCAAATAGTGGAGGATTTCTTGCTCCCTTTAAAGgtcaacgttatcatttgaaGGAATGGGGGAGAGATCGTCTAGAACCCAGGACAGCTGGAGAGTtattcaatatgaaacattgtaGGGCTAGGAATCTGATTGAAAGAGTTTTTGGATTGTTGAAAATGAGATGGGAAATACTTAGGGGTCCCTCATGGTATCCTATGTACATACATTGTCGTTTTATCATGGCATGTTGTTTGATACATAACCTTATTAGGAGAGAAATGTCGATGGATGAATTTTTACCGGAAGATGAATATGAATATGGACCAATTAATTTGGTTTCTCCTCAAGAAAGTCGAATGATCGAACATGTTGATTCCTCGAATTATTGGGATGTTCAGAGAAAGGAGTTGGCAGATCAAATGTGGGAAAGATGGACTGCACGTAGACGTAGGCGCATAGTTAGTTAA
- the LOC113295866 gene encoding uncharacterized protein LOC113295866, which yields MVTIFLYVIAHHHKNRVVGFQFKRSGDTISRHVNTVLKGVIRLQGELLKEPVAVATSSGDQRWNCFKNCLGALDETHISVHVATADKPRYRTRKSAIATNVLGVCSQDLEVIYVYPGWEGSADDSRVLREAIYKRMA from the exons ATGGTGACGATATTTTTATATGTAATTGCGCATCACCATAAGAATAGAGTTGTGGGTTTTCAATTCAAGCGATCAGGAGATACGATTAGTAGACATGTGAACACGGTGTTGAAAGGAGTTATTAGGCTTCAAGGAGAGTTGTTAAAAGAACCGGTAGCAGTCGCTACAAGTTCAGGTGACCAAAGATGGAATTGCTTTAAG AACTGCCTAGGGGCATTAGATGAAACACATATTAGTGTCCACGTTGCTACAGCAGACAAGCCTAGGTATCGTACAAGGAAAAGTGCAATTGCTACCAATGTCTTAGGTGTATGTTCTCAAGATTTGGAGGTTATATATGTATATCCTGGATGGGAAGGATCAGCTGACGATTCTCGTGTTCTTAGGGAAGCCATTTACAAAAGAATGGCTTAA